In Corynebacterium aquilae DSM 44791, the genomic stretch TGAAAATAGCTATCCTATCCCCATCTTTTGCTGCTGCCGGCGCTTTTTCTGACGTTCACGAGCAGGCCATGCGCAGACTTAAAGATTTAGGATTCGAACCAGTCGAATTCCCCACGACACGGGTCGTGGGTTCTAGCCCGGAAGATAGGGCGCGGGATTTTACTGCCGCCTTCGCAGATCCTGACATCGCCGCGGTTGTGGCCGTCATCGGTGGAGACGACCAGGTGACGGTGGTTCCCTTCGTAGACGATGAAGTCATCCGGGCGAACCCCAAGCCGTTTCTCGGGTACTCAGACAACACCAGCCTGCACAACCACCTGTGGCAGCTTGGCGTGCATAGCTTCTACGGCGGCTCCAGCCAAGTGCAGATTGGGCCGGGGCCCGGCATTGACCCCGAGCACTTGGCGTCTTTCCTGGCGGCGGTTCGCGATGGCGGGCGCATCGAAATCACCCCAGTTGCCATGTCCGAGGATTTCGGAGTCGACTGGAATGATCCCCGCTGTCTCACCGAATTTGGGACACGCACCCCTGCGCGCTCGTGGCGCTGGCGAGGAGCACCAACCTGCGTTGCGGGACCGACGTGGGGTGGTTGCTTCGAAGTCATTGACCAGCTGGCGATGGCCGGAAGGCTACCGCGACTCGAACAACTCGAAGGTCACATCGTGCTGCTGGAAGCCGCAGAAACACTCACGCCCCCGGATCAGATTATGCGTCGCGTCCGAGCCCTAGGGGAGTGGGGACTATTCAATGTTGCAGCCGGCGTGATGATTGCATCGCCACCGGTTAGCAGCCTGGAAGTGGTTCCGGACCCGGAGCAGCAGGAACGCAACTGGCATGCCCAGTGCGATGTGGTATTCGAGCAACTCCAGCGCTATAACCCTGATCTACCTGCAGTTTTCGGGGTCCCCTTTGGGCATACTCGACCGCAGTGGATCCTTCCTTATGGCGGTCAGGTGACCCTTGATGGTGAGTCGAGGAAGATTTTTGCTGATTACGATTTGCCATACCCGCGTCTCAAAGGGTAAGTTACCCCGAGAAGTTTGAAACGGCGCGTGTTCGCACGTGCCCGGCTCAAGTTTCACCGAAGACCGTCGGTCAGCGTTACCTAGTAACGCTCGAAGGAATCCATCATGTGGATCGGCCCACGCAGGAGGACTTGGAAGCTGAATCCCTCAATGAGGATGATGCGCCCTGTGCTCTTGCACGGGGCTTTTGTTTTGCAAAGGCCCCGGCGGAAACGACATTCGTACATTGAGGAAGGAGGCGAAGTAATGGCAAACGCTAAGAACACTGCTGCTGTGGCAGAGCTCAAGAGCCGTTTTGAAGAGGCTAACTCCATCGTGCTCACCGAGTACCGTGGCCTGTCGGTCGCTCAGACCACCGAGCTGCGACGCAAGCTTGGTGCTGATGTCCAGTACTCCGTCGCCAAGAACACCATGATCAAGCTGGCTTTGAAAGAAGCTGGCGTTGAAGGTCTTGATGATCTCCTGACCGGCCCGACCGCCGTTGCCTTTATTAAGGGCGAGGCTGTCGATGCTGCTAAGGCGCTGAAGGATTTCGGCAAGGATAACAAGGCATTCGTGGTCAAGGGTGGCTACATGGACGGCAACGTCCTGAGCTCCGCTCAGGTTGACGCCATCGCCGAGCTGGACAACCGCGAGACCACTCTCGCGAAGCTGGCTGGTGCCATGAAGGGCAACTTGGCAAAGGCCGCTGGCCTGTTCAACGCTCCTGCAACCAAGATGGCACGCCTCGGCGCTGCTCTGCAGGAGAAAAAGGAAGCGTAACCGAAACCTCGGTCGCATCCCCCATTAACTTCGCGGCCCACAGATATGGGCCCCACAAACTGA encodes the following:
- a CDS encoding S66 family peptidase — protein: MKIAILSPSFAAAGAFSDVHEQAMRRLKDLGFEPVEFPTTRVVGSSPEDRARDFTAAFADPDIAAVVAVIGGDDQVTVVPFVDDEVIRANPKPFLGYSDNTSLHNHLWQLGVHSFYGGSSQVQIGPGPGIDPEHLASFLAAVRDGGRIEITPVAMSEDFGVDWNDPRCLTEFGTRTPARSWRWRGAPTCVAGPTWGGCFEVIDQLAMAGRLPRLEQLEGHIVLLEAAETLTPPDQIMRRVRALGEWGLFNVAAGVMIASPPVSSLEVVPDPEQQERNWHAQCDVVFEQLQRYNPDLPAVFGVPFGHTRPQWILPYGGQVTLDGESRKIFADYDLPYPRLKG
- the rplJ gene encoding 50S ribosomal protein L10, yielding MANAKNTAAVAELKSRFEEANSIVLTEYRGLSVAQTTELRRKLGADVQYSVAKNTMIKLALKEAGVEGLDDLLTGPTAVAFIKGEAVDAAKALKDFGKDNKAFVVKGGYMDGNVLSSAQVDAIAELDNRETTLAKLAGAMKGNLAKAAGLFNAPATKMARLGAALQEKKEA